One window of the Candidatus Neomarinimicrobiota bacterium genome contains the following:
- a CDS encoding flippase-like domain-containing protein yields MAFQSIDFSDKRAIARRLLLFFPIFAAVNIIIVYLFTDISDLLKIREFYPGYLLIAAGLRLIPWFMKAFRLQNWMHFLKRKLSYWDGVRISIWSELGACITPTAIGGQPIKMGLLYQRGLPAGEAASVTSLAVFEDIVAHAVGIPIALTTGWILHLGFFNKFAQILQSKALALGVSVVGVGVLVLIWNLIRRDASHPGKIRLKLFRFWVEFKTLYRTTIRYGKTRFFLNSLFSAIQWSGRYAVTGVLAIGLGYEANLFVFIVVQMLIFALMSLVPTPGASGGAEGLFLLFFSSILPASAIGTMLIGWRILDFYFLGILSLIYIGFESIFHRSAALSTEESE; encoded by the coding sequence GTGGCATTTCAGTCAATTGATTTTTCCGACAAGCGGGCCATCGCACGGCGTCTGCTCCTCTTTTTTCCGATATTTGCAGCAGTCAATATTATTATTGTCTACCTGTTTACCGATATTTCCGACCTTTTAAAAATCCGGGAATTTTATCCGGGATATTTGCTTATCGCGGCCGGACTTCGGCTGATTCCCTGGTTTATGAAGGCGTTTAGACTTCAGAACTGGATGCATTTCCTGAAGCGAAAACTCTCCTACTGGGATGGTGTCCGGATTTCAATTTGGTCCGAACTCGGGGCGTGTATCACTCCGACCGCCATCGGCGGCCAGCCCATAAAAATGGGGTTGCTCTACCAGCGGGGACTCCCGGCCGGGGAAGCAGCGTCGGTTACGTCACTTGCCGTGTTCGAAGATATCGTCGCCCATGCAGTGGGAATCCCTATAGCGTTGACGACAGGTTGGATTTTGCACCTGGGATTTTTCAATAAATTTGCCCAAATCCTTCAGAGTAAGGCGCTGGCACTGGGTGTATCAGTGGTTGGGGTCGGTGTACTCGTCTTGATTTGGAACCTTATCCGTAGAGACGCATCGCATCCCGGAAAAATTCGGCTGAAACTCTTCCGTTTTTGGGTTGAGTTCAAAACGCTGTATCGGACAACGATTCGTTACGGGAAGACGCGGTTTTTTCTCAACTCACTGTTCTCGGCAATCCAGTGGTCCGGCCGGTATGCGGTGACAGGGGTATTGGCTATAGGGCTGGGTTATGAAGCAAACCTGTTTGTTTTTATTGTGGTGCAGATGCTGATTTTCGCACTGATGTCGCTGGTGCCGACCCCCGGTGCATCCGGAGGCGCTGAGGGACTGTTCCTGTTGTTCTTCAGCTCAATTTTACCGGCAAGTGCCATTGGCACGATGTTAATCGGCTGGCGGATCCTGGATTTTTACTTCCTTGGAATTCTCTCCCTGATCTACATTGGATTTGAATCAATTTTCCATCGTTCGGCAGCACTCTCTACAGAGGAGTCAGAGTAG
- a CDS encoding pyridoxal phosphate-dependent aminotransferase, with protein MLRNIVHEGSRQLSYEIREIVKVARDLESLGMEIVWENIGDPIQKGEKIPGWIKERVTDLVNRDETYGYVSTQGIRETREFLARQVNMRGGAQITADDIVFFNGLGDAVSKIFGFLKREARVIGPSPAYSTHSSAEAAHSGYSHLTYELDPYNNWMPDLEDLENKIKYNDSIAGMLIINPDNPTGTVYPKEFMAKMVAIAKKYNVFVLCDEIYANIVYNGIETANLSEVIGGLPGIALRGISKEFPWPGGRCGWIEVFNQHKDHIFQQYIQSLINAKMLEVCSTSLPQYAIPSVLGDDRYKDHLKRRSKMFEERANEAYEIFNEVDGIQVTRPQGSFYMSVLFEEGVLNDDQQLRIENDEVQSYVNDIVHGVEVDKRFVYYLLGATGICVVPLTGFYSNRNGFRVTLLETDDELRRWTWNTITKSIREYLEA; from the coding sequence ATGTTACGTAATATCGTCCATGAAGGATCGCGGCAACTTTCCTACGAAATCCGGGAGATAGTAAAGGTCGCCAGAGATCTGGAAAGTCTGGGGATGGAGATCGTCTGGGAAAACATCGGGGATCCCATCCAGAAAGGGGAAAAGATCCCGGGCTGGATTAAGGAAAGAGTGACCGACCTGGTAAACCGGGATGAAACCTACGGATATGTCTCCACCCAGGGAATCCGGGAGACCCGGGAATTCCTGGCGCGACAGGTCAATATGCGTGGTGGAGCCCAGATCACCGCTGACGATATTGTGTTTTTCAACGGGCTTGGTGACGCGGTCTCCAAAATATTCGGCTTCCTGAAGCGGGAAGCCCGGGTTATCGGTCCGTCGCCGGCGTATTCCACGCACTCCTCCGCCGAGGCCGCCCATTCAGGCTATTCTCACCTCACCTACGAGCTGGATCCCTACAATAACTGGATGCCGGATCTGGAGGATCTGGAAAACAAGATAAAGTATAACGACTCCATCGCCGGGATGCTGATTATCAACCCGGATAATCCCACCGGGACGGTGTATCCCAAAGAATTCATGGCCAAGATGGTGGCCATTGCAAAGAAGTACAATGTGTTCGTCCTGTGCGACGAAATCTATGCGAATATCGTCTATAACGGCATCGAGACGGCCAATTTGAGCGAAGTCATTGGCGGGCTGCCCGGTATCGCCCTGCGGGGCATTTCCAAGGAGTTTCCGTGGCCCGGTGGCCGGTGCGGTTGGATTGAAGTATTTAACCAACACAAGGATCACATTTTCCAACAGTACATCCAGAGTTTGATTAACGCCAAGATGCTGGAGGTCTGTTCCACCAGCCTGCCGCAGTACGCCATTCCCTCAGTGCTCGGTGACGACCGATATAAGGATCATCTGAAGCGGCGTAGCAAGATGTTCGAAGAGCGCGCCAACGAAGCGTATGAAATTTTTAATGAAGTGGACGGCATACAGGTGACTCGTCCGCAGGGTTCGTTCTACATGTCTGTATTATTTGAGGAAGGTGTGCTCAATGATGATCAGCAACTCCGGATCGAGAACGATGAAGTGCAAAGTTATGTGAACGATATTGTACACGGTGTGGAAGTGGACAAGCGCTTCGTCTACTATCTTCTGGGCGCCACAGGCATCTGCGTGGTCCCGCTTACCGGTTTTTACTCAAATCGGAATGGATTCCGGGTCACCCTGCTGGAGACGGACGACGAACTTCGCCGGTGGACATGGAATACTATCACCAAGAGTATCCGTGAATACCTGGAAGCCTGA
- a CDS encoding fructose-bisphosphatase class II family protein produces MEEPPKKPTEENLKKATTDIELPHNLGFDLVRCTEAAAIAAGRWMGKGNLEDADQGASESMQELLNTLQIRGNIDIGEEVKPEMHTPMESGGTVGTGEGPEVDLVVDPIDGRQLLAEGRQGVISAIGAAPKGGMRSPAPAIYMEKLVVSREVADALVEECMNAPVAWTLGLIARIKEKKVEDLVVFVLDRPRHKTVIQDIRNAGARAMLRHDGDIAGALMAATPGGPVDILMGVGGVPQGMMTACAIKALGGKMLGRLAPQTEEERGDIDNAELSSQEILTSDDLVTSKDVYFAATGITDGPLMEGVQYHGNRIKTHSVILRSTTGSRRDIYTERQIES; encoded by the coding sequence ATGGAAGAACCACCGAAAAAGCCGACCGAGGAAAATTTAAAAAAGGCGACCACTGATATCGAGTTGCCCCACAACCTGGGATTCGACCTGGTCCGGTGTACCGAGGCGGCGGCGATTGCGGCTGGGCGCTGGATGGGGAAGGGGAATCTCGAGGATGCTGACCAGGGTGCGTCGGAATCCATGCAGGAGTTGTTGAATACGTTGCAGATTCGCGGAAATATCGATATCGGAGAAGAGGTCAAGCCGGAAATGCATACCCCAATGGAGAGCGGAGGAACGGTCGGTACTGGTGAAGGCCCGGAGGTTGATTTGGTGGTCGATCCCATCGATGGGAGACAGCTTCTGGCAGAAGGCCGCCAGGGCGTGATATCTGCTATAGGCGCGGCACCAAAGGGAGGCATGCGGTCACCGGCTCCTGCCATCTATATGGAAAAATTGGTGGTTTCCAGGGAAGTGGCTGACGCGTTGGTGGAAGAATGTATGAACGCGCCCGTTGCCTGGACCCTCGGCCTGATCGCCCGGATTAAAGAGAAAAAAGTGGAAGATCTGGTGGTCTTCGTCCTGGATCGCCCGCGACACAAGACCGTAATCCAGGACATCCGGAACGCCGGCGCCCGGGCCATGCTCCGGCACGATGGTGATATCGCCGGGGCGCTGATGGCTGCAACCCCCGGAGGACCTGTGGACATTCTGATGGGCGTCGGTGGCGTGCCCCAGGGGATGATGACCGCATGCGCAATTAAAGCACTAGGCGGAAAAATGCTCGGCAGGTTGGCACCACAGACAGAGGAGGAACGCGGAGATATCGACAATGCTGAGCTCAGTTCCCAGGAGATCCTTACCAGCGATGATCTGGTTACCAGTAAAGACGTGTACTTTGCGGCGACCGGTATTACTGACGGGCCGTTGATGGAAGGGGTTCAGTACCATGGAAATCGAATTAAAACCCATTCCGTCATTCTGCGGAGTACTACAGGATCCCGCCGGGATATCTATACCGAACGGCAGATTGAGTCGTAG
- a CDS encoding glycoside hydrolase 43 family protein — MESNRHPHIIFGLLCILIIVVMLPVLSTARETTWTADNGNGTYTNPLFYEEFSDPDMIRVGNDYYLTGTTMHTMPGLPVLHSKDLVNWEFVSYAVDRLNMGPEYRLEDGRDAYGQGIWAPSFRHHDGTFYIFSNVNGHNTQVFTATDPAGPWEHHTMDIALHDLSVLFDEDGTIRVVWGYDDVHYAELNESLTDTIPGSTQIIVPAGSGAGEGCHFYKIDGTYYITNTNYDPVCYQVTLRSENPTGPYEIQVTSAEENLGIGTGWRLFDTRNGPPFDLIPPRENFVGRIPMHQGGIVQVQSGEWWGYSMMDHNSIGRLLTLSPVTWKDGWPYFGLEGNLKRSPRTWIKPNTGVTPEEPHAPYKRSDDFSGNELQPIWQWNHVPVDEKWSLTDRDGYLRLHSMPAATFWRARNSLTQRGIGPESIATTEIDLRGLQDGDITGLALLNLPYAWIGVAKEGNTMEVRQYDQQSQEIYSRAIESDKIWVRAHCNFDTEIATFSYSTDGKNFADLGVEFTMVFQLRTFQGVRYTLFNYNVNGTEGGYADFNDFRVDEPRPLGLTRPIPYGKTIELTSLADSTVLVNWKGFVRPVQPTSPFAEDRASQFKVINRENGRVALQSVVDGRYVTVINFGEMAEVRLKKEMQGNASTFQWQDMLRGDLMLMSLKTHKYLFADPYAESLSSADAEGARPDRKGGACFSWEVVSE; from the coding sequence ATGGAAAGCAACCGCCACCCACACATTATTTTCGGACTGCTCTGCATCCTGATTATCGTCGTAATGTTACCAGTTTTATCGACTGCCCGGGAAACCACCTGGACGGCCGACAACGGGAACGGCACCTATACCAACCCGCTCTTTTATGAGGAATTCTCCGATCCGGATATGATACGCGTCGGTAACGACTACTATCTGACCGGCACCACCATGCACACCATGCCCGGTCTCCCGGTACTCCATTCCAAAGATTTGGTGAACTGGGAATTCGTCAGTTACGCCGTGGACCGGCTGAACATGGGACCGGAATACCGCCTGGAAGACGGTCGGGATGCCTACGGCCAAGGCATCTGGGCGCCCAGTTTCCGGCATCATGACGGAACATTCTATATTTTTTCCAACGTCAACGGGCATAACACTCAGGTCTTCACTGCCACCGATCCGGCCGGACCATGGGAGCACCATACAATGGACATCGCCCTGCATGACCTTTCGGTGCTTTTTGACGAAGATGGCACCATCCGGGTCGTCTGGGGATACGACGACGTGCACTACGCCGAACTTAATGAATCGCTGACCGACACCATCCCAGGCTCCACGCAGATTATCGTTCCCGCAGGCAGCGGCGCCGGCGAGGGTTGCCATTTCTACAAAATCGATGGCACCTACTACATCACGAACACCAATTACGATCCGGTCTGCTACCAGGTGACGCTGCGATCCGAAAATCCCACCGGTCCGTACGAAATCCAGGTCACCAGCGCCGAGGAAAACCTCGGCATCGGGACCGGATGGCGGCTGTTCGATACCCGTAACGGTCCGCCGTTTGACCTGATTCCACCACGAGAGAACTTCGTTGGCCGGATACCCATGCATCAGGGAGGTATTGTGCAGGTACAGTCCGGCGAATGGTGGGGCTACTCCATGATGGACCACAACTCCATCGGGCGCCTGCTGACACTGTCCCCCGTCACCTGGAAGGATGGCTGGCCGTACTTCGGTCTGGAGGGTAACCTGAAGCGCTCACCCCGGACCTGGATCAAACCAAACACCGGCGTCACGCCTGAGGAACCGCACGCACCCTATAAACGCAGCGATGACTTCTCCGGTAATGAACTTCAACCCATCTGGCAATGGAATCATGTGCCGGTGGACGAAAAATGGTCACTAACGGACCGGGACGGCTATCTCCGGTTGCACAGCATGCCTGCCGCAACCTTTTGGCGTGCCCGAAACTCACTGACCCAGCGCGGCATCGGGCCGGAGTCAATTGCGACAACGGAAATTGACCTGCGCGGTCTGCAAGACGGCGACATCACCGGGCTGGCATTGCTGAATCTGCCATACGCATGGATCGGTGTGGCCAAAGAAGGCAACACTATGGAAGTCCGGCAGTACGATCAGCAGTCCCAGGAAATCTATAGCCGTGCTATCGAAAGCGACAAGATCTGGGTACGGGCGCATTGCAACTTTGACACTGAAATCGCCACCTTCAGCTATAGTACGGACGGCAAAAATTTTGCAGATTTGGGCGTGGAATTTACCATGGTCTTCCAGCTGCGTACCTTTCAGGGCGTTCGGTATACGTTGTTCAATTACAATGTGAATGGCACCGAAGGCGGGTACGCCGACTTTAACGACTTCCGGGTGGACGAACCGCGGCCGCTCGGACTCACGCGGCCTATCCCCTACGGGAAGACCATCGAACTTACCAGTCTGGCGGACAGTACTGTGCTGGTGAACTGGAAGGGCTTTGTCCGGCCGGTGCAACCCACCAGCCCGTTTGCGGAGGATCGAGCCAGCCAGTTCAAAGTCATCAACCGGGAGAATGGCCGGGTTGCTCTGCAGTCAGTGGTGGACGGGCGGTATGTCACGGTTATCAATTTTGGCGAAATGGCGGAGGTACGGCTGAAAAAGGAAATGCAGGGAAACGCCTCCACCTTCCAGTGGCAGGATATGCTCCGTGGTGACCTGATGCTCATGTCCCTGAAAACGCACAAATACCTGTTCGCCGATCCGTACGCGGAAAGCCTCTCCTCCGCCGACGCGGAAGGCGCCCGACCGGATCGCAAAGGCGGGGCCTGTTTTTCCTGGGAAGTGGTGAGTGAGTGA
- a CDS encoding efflux RND transporter periplasmic adaptor subunit — MKTQYTKKFQTTVAFLLGLIVTGMIFQTCSTDGASNNTQQRNANRLIPAVEAVQARSGALPLTERLTGVVRAVNQVAIYPEVSAVITEVFVKNGSIVVKGAPLVRLRDSEFQERLKQASANYRIAQAQIKQAEARLQEVNAELRRTQSLAEKGLASDVELEQVQTRAVSAEADLDLARARVEQAQATVDERQESLSQTVIRAPITGSVGDRNAEVGMLVGGNTRLFTLGQLDSVRIEIVLTDRMLNYIEEGQRAEIRSQTLSRVVSAPLSRISPFLHPVTHSTDAEIDISNKDRRLKPGMFVTVDVYYGESDEATLVPMSALYEHPSTGVTGVYVSSADLDVDVAGSINSDNDITLTEPLDFEFVPVDVVARGRMEAGIRGVEPENWIITLGQDLLDGESGKARARPVQWNWVEELQLVQRQDLLDDIMRQRFGSDTLNNIQSVNTE, encoded by the coding sequence ATGAAAACACAGTACACGAAAAAATTCCAAACCACGGTTGCTTTCCTTCTCGGGCTCATAGTTACAGGCATGATATTCCAGACTTGCTCGACGGACGGCGCCAGTAATAATACACAACAGCGTAACGCCAACCGTCTTATCCCCGCCGTAGAGGCTGTTCAGGCTCGCAGCGGCGCATTGCCGTTGACCGAACGTCTTACCGGAGTCGTGCGCGCAGTGAACCAGGTTGCGATTTATCCCGAAGTCAGTGCTGTCATCACCGAGGTCTTCGTGAAAAACGGGAGTATCGTCGTGAAAGGCGCCCCGCTTGTCCGGCTCCGGGATTCCGAATTCCAGGAGCGGCTGAAGCAGGCCAGCGCAAATTACCGAATTGCCCAGGCACAGATCAAACAAGCAGAAGCGAGGCTCCAGGAAGTGAATGCAGAGCTTCGGCGGACCCAATCCTTGGCAGAGAAGGGATTGGCCAGCGATGTCGAATTAGAGCAGGTGCAGACACGCGCCGTCTCTGCAGAAGCGGACCTTGATCTGGCGAGAGCGCGGGTGGAACAGGCACAGGCAACAGTGGATGAGCGGCAGGAATCATTGTCTCAAACCGTAATCCGGGCGCCAATTACCGGCTCCGTTGGCGATCGGAACGCAGAAGTCGGGATGTTGGTCGGTGGCAACACGAGACTCTTCACGCTCGGTCAACTTGACAGCGTCCGGATTGAAATCGTGCTGACGGATCGGATGCTGAACTATATTGAGGAGGGCCAACGGGCGGAAATCAGGTCGCAAACGCTGTCCCGTGTAGTCTCTGCACCACTATCACGCATTTCACCATTCTTGCATCCGGTTACTCACAGTACCGATGCCGAAATCGATATATCAAATAAAGATAGGCGCCTCAAACCGGGTATGTTTGTTACCGTGGATGTCTATTACGGTGAGAGCGATGAAGCCACGCTCGTCCCAATGAGTGCGCTCTACGAGCATCCATCCACGGGTGTGACCGGTGTGTATGTGAGTTCCGCGGACCTGGATGTGGATGTAGCCGGAAGCATCAACTCAGACAATGATATAACCCTGACCGAACCGCTCGACTTCGAGTTCGTCCCGGTTGATGTAGTCGCCCGGGGTCGCATGGAAGCCGGCATACGAGGCGTGGAGCCTGAGAACTGGATTATCACGCTGGGCCAGGATCTGCTAGACGGCGAGTCCGGCAAAGCCCGAGCCCGCCCGGTACAGTGGAATTGGGTTGAAGAACTTCAGCTCGTCCAGCGACAGGATCTGCTGGATGACATCATGAGACAACGGTTCGGCTCCGATACCCTCAACAACATCCAATCTGTCAATACGGAATAA
- a CDS encoding efflux RND transporter permease subunit, translating into MNITELSVKRPIATTMVFLIIIVVGIMGFRFLPVDLLPPIEYPMLSISTTYPNVGPEEIETIITDRVENAIASVPNIEEIRSNSSEGRSRVTLEFTQGTNIDEAANDVRAALDRIRGSLPPEVEPPRLWKFDPDNFPVVILGARSNRNMEQLTRILEREISQRFEQVPGVGSVDVWGGVYREIQIQLKRDRLASGNLTATDVANALRQENITLPGGDMREGISDMYVRTRGEYQSVNQIGSTIITVIDGKPIRVQDVAEVVDGYEDLNRVVQIDGLPMIRMGIRKQSGANTVAVAAEARKIMDKINGERDDLELLMVIDQSEFIQGSINNVQKSALWGGLLAIFILYIFLRNGSTTFIIALSIPISLIATFGLLYFNDLTLNQMSFGGLALGIGLIVDNAIVVLENIVRLRENKESLEKSALVGTKQVAGAIIASTLTTSVIFLPVIFMQTVSGMLFKELALVVVFALLCSLLVALTLVPMLSSRFLTVGKGEHATDDKQSRLGRMFLALENKYSGWLEAAVHHRKTVLGITAALLVGTILLWPMIPVELAPQTDADEIDVGLQMAQGTNIAVVNKYLYQLEQLVKEVTPMDQVEHMSIEIRPGDAEVELSLKPSEIRTVNSFVLADQIREHVSGKIPGGEVRVSAQSGLWMLRRLFGSGGSEAVQIELRGYDLALADQLAADIEDVIEQMPEVADIRISRREGRPEQNLIIDREKIADLGLSVSEIARVIQTNIGGSRAGVYREGGEEFPIMVRLQPEDRLSTVDIKNISVRTRTGRILPISSVVQTERRRSPTSIERINGQRVTYITANLESGIALGDVVRNIQMELGEFALPVDFSLVFSGEYEEQQKAQRDFTLSILMAIILIYMVMAAQFERFLDPLIVMVSVPLAIIGVVPTLLITGTSLNIQSLMGIVMLIGIVVNNAIVLVDYINLMRREQNLDITEAVLQSGRLRLRPILMTAATTILGMLPLSFGTGAGGEIQAALARAVIGGLTVSTLITLILIPVVYITTHNLLDRVRA; encoded by the coding sequence ATGAATATAACAGAACTTTCGGTTAAACGTCCCATCGCCACCACGATGGTGTTTCTCATCATTATTGTGGTGGGAATCATGGGATTTCGTTTCCTCCCGGTGGATCTGCTGCCACCTATAGAATATCCGATGCTGAGCATCTCCACCACCTACCCGAATGTCGGTCCGGAGGAAATCGAAACCATTATCACCGACCGGGTGGAAAACGCCATCGCCAGCGTGCCCAATATAGAAGAAATTCGTTCCAATTCATCAGAAGGCCGTAGCCGGGTAACCCTGGAGTTTACCCAGGGAACCAATATCGATGAAGCGGCCAACGATGTTCGAGCCGCGCTGGACCGCATCCGGGGTAGCCTTCCACCGGAAGTGGAACCGCCCCGACTCTGGAAATTTGATCCCGACAATTTCCCGGTGGTCATTCTGGGTGCGAGATCCAACCGAAACATGGAGCAGCTTACCCGGATCCTGGAGCGCGAAATTTCCCAGCGATTTGAACAGGTGCCCGGCGTTGGCTCCGTGGACGTCTGGGGCGGTGTCTACCGCGAAATCCAGATCCAACTGAAGCGGGATCGACTGGCCTCCGGCAATCTCACCGCCACGGACGTCGCCAATGCCCTGCGCCAGGAGAACATCACACTTCCCGGTGGAGACATGCGAGAGGGTATTAGCGATATGTACGTCCGGACCCGCGGCGAGTACCAATCAGTGAACCAGATCGGAAGTACGATAATCACGGTCATCGATGGTAAGCCGATCCGGGTGCAGGACGTAGCGGAAGTCGTCGATGGGTACGAAGACCTTAATCGCGTGGTCCAAATCGACGGTCTGCCAATGATCCGAATGGGGATCCGGAAGCAGTCCGGCGCCAATACGGTTGCCGTCGCTGCAGAAGCCCGAAAAATCATGGATAAAATTAACGGCGAACGGGACGATCTTGAACTACTCATGGTGATAGACCAGAGCGAATTTATTCAGGGCTCTATAAACAATGTCCAGAAATCGGCGCTTTGGGGCGGGCTTCTGGCAATCTTTATCCTGTATATCTTCCTGCGAAATGGTTCAACCACTTTTATTATAGCGCTTTCTATTCCCATTTCCCTGATTGCCACATTCGGATTGCTTTATTTCAACGATCTCACCCTGAACCAGATGAGTTTCGGCGGGCTTGCCCTCGGCATCGGCCTCATTGTGGATAACGCCATTGTGGTGCTGGAAAATATTGTCCGGCTCCGGGAGAACAAGGAAAGCCTGGAGAAGAGTGCGCTGGTTGGTACCAAGCAGGTTGCAGGAGCCATCATTGCCTCAACTCTGACAACCTCAGTGATCTTTCTCCCAGTGATCTTTATGCAGACCGTCTCCGGGATGCTGTTCAAGGAACTCGCGCTGGTGGTGGTGTTTGCGCTCCTCTGTTCCCTGCTGGTGGCGCTAACGCTGGTACCGATGCTCAGCAGCCGTTTTCTCACCGTGGGCAAGGGGGAGCACGCAACTGACGATAAACAATCCAGGCTGGGCCGGATGTTCCTGGCGCTTGAAAACAAATATTCGGGCTGGCTGGAAGCCGCTGTCCATCACAGAAAAACCGTCCTGGGTATTACTGCGGCTCTGCTGGTCGGTACTATTCTGCTCTGGCCGATGATTCCGGTAGAACTCGCCCCGCAGACGGACGCCGACGAAATCGACGTGGGACTCCAGATGGCCCAGGGGACGAATATCGCGGTGGTGAACAAATACCTGTACCAGCTGGAGCAACTGGTCAAAGAGGTAACGCCCATGGATCAGGTGGAGCACATGTCCATCGAAATCCGACCCGGCGATGCCGAGGTGGAATTATCCCTGAAACCGTCAGAAATTCGAACCGTCAATAGTTTCGTCCTGGCCGATCAAATTCGTGAACACGTCTCCGGTAAAATCCCTGGCGGTGAAGTCAGAGTGTCGGCTCAGTCCGGGCTCTGGATGCTCCGGCGGCTGTTTGGGTCCGGCGGATCGGAAGCGGTGCAGATTGAGCTGCGCGGATACGACTTGGCCCTTGCGGACCAGCTCGCTGCAGACATCGAAGACGTTATTGAACAGATGCCGGAGGTAGCGGATATCCGGATTAGCCGTCGCGAGGGCCGACCGGAGCAGAATCTGATAATCGATCGGGAAAAGATCGCGGATCTGGGTTTGTCTGTCAGCGAAATTGCACGGGTCATTCAAACCAACATTGGCGGAAGTCGTGCTGGCGTTTATCGGGAAGGCGGCGAGGAATTCCCCATTATGGTACGACTGCAGCCTGAAGATCGGCTGAGTACCGTCGACATCAAAAATATCTCGGTTCGGACTCGCACGGGTCGCATTCTGCCGATTTCCTCAGTTGTCCAGACAGAACGCCGCAGAAGTCCGACCTCCATTGAGCGAATTAACGGACAACGGGTTACGTATATCACGGCGAATCTGGAAAGCGGCATTGCTCTGGGTGACGTGGTGCGGAATATTCAGATGGAGCTGGGCGAATTTGCACTCCCGGTGGATTTTTCTCTGGTATTCAGTGGCGAATATGAGGAGCAACAGAAGGCCCAGCGCGACTTTACCCTTTCCATCCTCATGGCCATCATCCTTATCTATATGGTTATGGCCGCCCAGTTCGAACGCTTTCTTGACCCGCTTATCGTGATGGTTTCGGTCCCGCTGGCGATTATTGGTGTGGTGCCAACGCTGCTTATTACCGGGACATCGTTGAATATCCAGAGCCTGATGGGGATTGTAATGCTCATCGGAATTGTGGTGAACAACGCCATTGTCCTGGTGGACTATATCAACCTGATGCGCCGTGAACAGAATCTGGACATCACCGAAGCGGTGCTCCAGTCCGGTAGACTGCGCCTCCGCCCCATTCTCATGACGGCGGCAACTACGATTCTCGGAATGCTGCCGCTTTCCTTCGGCACCGGCGCCGGGGGCGAAATTCAAGCGGCACTGGCCCGGGCCGTCATCGGCGGCCTGACTGTCTCCACGCTGATTACGCTGATATTAATTCCGGTGGTCTACATCACCACACACAACTTGTTGGATCGGGTGAGAGCATAA